One window of Daphnia carinata strain CSIRO-1 chromosome 7, CSIRO_AGI_Dcar_HiC_V3, whole genome shotgun sequence genomic DNA carries:
- the LOC130699305 gene encoding prolyl 4-hydroxylase subunit alpha-1-like codes for MKPPVIAIWMLVSWCLGTASSSIIIEQPPVDDIFSSISKMEALVHHENAIVDMLDSFLIDAKQRIAIIQNYVTAYRLVMSGDLSSSKLVANPVDAYHLVKRLTIDWDVVERVLEAESNSSRSALNHVLVLRETSVFPNSEDLHGAAIALVRLQDTYQLNVTELADGHYNGVDHSRGQVFQSRRDLSGRDCLFLAQHAFADGYYDTALQWAEAALGQFARKGDSYGSELENFRKEVKHFVEFASRVHDDVLERQGPRGVNWQTNSHPVDRQFRSGNSEKYTSLAEQQFTPKLYQHQTEDEENEHYERLCRGEKLRSANIEASLRCRLVTRGHPALLLQPLKVEEQSLDPMIVVLHDLLTERQTEILRELGEPKLATSLHRGGEGKFVRSMIRTSKNAWLQEHENASLTTMRRRMEIATGLIYGPETASEYFQIANYGIGGLYKTHTDNVIHPDVRPEDQDPWNLYVGDRIATLMVYLTDVEAGGATVFPRAGVTCWPRKGSAAFWWNLYKSGEADLTTRHGACPVLHGSKWVSNKWIRQYDQMLVAKCGLHPLEKFNSLLV; via the exons ATGAAGCCACCTGTGATTGCCATTTGGATGCTCGTGTCCTGGTGTTTGGGGACCGCATCTTCATCCATCATAATAGAACAACCTCCAGTCGATGacattttctcttccatcTCCAAAATGGAAGCTCTAGTCCACCACGAGAATGCCATCGTTGATATGCTCGATTCCTTTCTGATCGACGCCAAACAGCGAATCGCCATCATTCAAAA TTACGTCACAGCTTATCGACTAGTGATGAGCGGAGACCTGAGCTCCTCGAAGCTGGTGGCTAATCCCGTGGACGCTTACCATTTG GTGAAACGTCTCACTATAGATTGGGATGTCGTGGAAAGAGTCCTCGAAGCGGAATCCAACTCCAGCCGAA GTGCCTTAAACCATGTCTTGGTATTACGCGAAACGTCCGTTTTTCCCAATTCCGAGGATTTACATGGCGCAGCGATCGCTCTCGTTCGCCTACAAGATACTTATCAACTAAACGTGACTGAACTAGCCGATGGCCACTACAATGGAGTCGATCACTCCCGAGGACaag TCTTTCAAAGCCGGCGAGACCTGAGCGGACGTGATTGCCTTTTCTTGGCCCAACACGCCTTTGCCGACGGCTATTACGACACTGCCCTACAATGGGCTGAGGCTGCCTTAGGCCAATTCGCACGCAAGGGTGATAGTTACGGTTCAGAGCTGGAAAATTTCCGCAAAGAGGTCAAACATTTCGTCGAATTTGCCAGTCGTGTG CATGATGATGTCCTGGAACGACAAGGCCCTCGAGGCGTGAATTGGCAAACCAACAGTCATCCAGTCGATAGACAGTTCCGTTCCGGCAATAGTGAAAAGTACACCAGTCTAGCAGAGCAGCAGTTTACGCCCAAGCTATACCAACACCA gacagaggatgaagaaaatgaacacTACGAAAGACTCTGCCGAGGAGAAAAGCTTAGA TCGGCGAACATTGAAGCCAGTTTACGATGCCGCCTGGTGACTAGAGGCCATCCAGCTCTATTACTCCAACCACTCAAAGTTGAAGAACAGTCTCTAGACCCGATGATTGTGGTTCTGCACGATCTCCTAACCGAACGTCAAACTGAAATTCTTCGAGAGCTAGGAGAGCCAAAG CTTGCTACATCTCTCCATCGAGGAGGAGAGGGCAAATTCGTTCGCAGCATGATTCGCACCAGCAAAAA TGCATGGCTTCAAGAACACGAAAACGCTTCTTTGACTACTATGCGACGACGAATGGAAATAGCCACAGGCCTGATTTACGGCCCTGAAACTGCGTCGGAATATTTTCAG ATTGCCAATTACGGCATCGGTGGCTTGTACAAGACACACACGGACAATGTCATTCACCCGGATGTCAGGCCGGAAGATCAGGACCCTTGGAACTTGTACGTTGGAGACAGAATTGCTACCTTAATGGTCTAC CTGACGGATGTGGAAGCCGGCGGGGCGACCGTATTTCCCAGAGCCGGTGTCACTTGTTGGCCTCGCAAGGGCAGCGCAGCTTTCTGGTGGAACTTGTACAAAAGTGGTGAAGCTGATCTAACTACG CGTCATGGCGCTTGCCCTGTTTTACATGGCAGTAAATGGGTGTCCAACAAGTGGATTCGTCAA tACGATCAAATGTTGGTTGCCAAATGTGGCTTGCACCCTCTGGAAAAGTTTAATTCTCTATTAGTATAA
- the LOC130699292 gene encoding nucleoporin NDC1-like has protein sequence MRSWFHEQLLARAIASAVWTIVLQVPMVLGLKLLFSGYQGLWNSLSLFLHYGSLFSLFMIPLCICGFTFTHLKCYKTEPLVYSTRWAILKQLSSPSFLLLLAWYCNICGILMNAYFGMAVPFLGSLGTQWSDRKAWCLNEQHLFSIFFGCCLGVCEAWDYFFSDRRLVKVPHVQLTIKVAVRSSIALLIKKSLGVTLKRYCVYIFLYLLFGGYVRIYILAVTRLALDEPLDTIVTLINISLALRCILIGSACVFTIRLCDLFFQLYEIKPISFPIVRVADETSPLLHEAISSDTALLRLWACRDWTILAEQSAERRSLIFSVSQPGNHPHNWNNVLSAIQPQCLHFIALLKGETNVSKTESKNVPAPQSPPFYDSFTSPVRMRSMALASPSSKEMDSNSLPKSSLQDKLQSKMQEAFENLKRKPIISFFWGELPDAKRRQTFAKAEPIILLIEGLSHFVAASFVEDKYGVVQKDLPEILCMLLDLQAAVEQRGPSSGAITKRTEAFTSSPTDVQLKHRLKRAIKSSIYRIVVRFQLHILNVPLPPTQKRMLEQYLEYLVG, from the exons ATGAGATCTTGGTTTCACGAGCAG CTTTTAGCAAGAGCAATAGCATCAGCAGTATGGACCATAGTTTTGCAAGTGCCAATGGTTCTTGGCCTAAAGTTATTGTTCAGCGGGTACCAAGGACTTTGGAATTCTCTTTCACTGTTCCTCCATTATGGATCTCTCTTTAGCCTGTTTATGATTCCACTCTGCATCTGTGGGTTTACTTTCACCCACCTCAAATGTTACAAAA CTGAACCCTTGGTTTATTCCACGAGATGGGCAATACTGAAGCAATTGTCAAGCCCATCTTTTCTACTGCTTCTTGCTTGGTACTGCAACATATGTGGAATTTTGATGAATGCTTACTTCGGTATGGCTGTACCTTTTCTGGGCTCACTGGGCACTCAGTGGTCTGATAG GAAGGCATGGTGTCTCAATGAGCAACACTTGTTTAGCATTTTCTTTGGATGTTGTCTTGGTGTATGTGAAGCCTGGGactatttcttttctgacaGAAGACTAGTAAAGGTGCCACATGTTCAGCTAACAATCAAAGTGGCTGTCCGATCCAGCATTGCTCTGCTCATCAAGAAATCCCTGGGTGTAACTCTCAAAAGATACTGTgtgtatatttttctttacttgcTATTTGGAGGCTATGTTCGCATCTATATTCTCGCTGTGACGAGACTTGCATTGGACGAACCTCTGGATACCATTGTTACATTGATAAACATCTCTTTGGCATTACGCTGCATCCTCATCGGGTCAGCTTGTGTTTTTACCATCAGACTGTGCGATTTATTTTTCCAGTTGTATGAAATCAAG CCAATTTCATTTCCTATCGTTCGCGTGGCAGATGAAACGTCTCCTTTGCTCCATGAGGCTATATCTTCAGACACCGCCCTGCTTCGACTTTGGGCTTGTAGAGATTGGACTATACTGGCAGAGCAAAGTGCAGAACGACGATCTCTGATTTTCTCAGTCAGTCAACCAGGAAATCACCCTCACAATTGGAATAATGTACTCTCAGCTATCCAACCTCAATGTCTACACTTCATTGCACTGCTTAAGGGAGAAACCAACGTGTCCAAGACAGAGAGTAAAAACGTCCCTGCTCCACAATCTCCACCTTTTTATGATTCGTTCACTAGCCCGGTACGAATGCGCAGCATGGCACTAGCATCCCCATCCAGTAAGGAAATGGATTCAAATTCCCTGCCGAAATCTAGTTTGCAAGACAAACTTCAGTCCAAAATGCAAGAG GCAtttgaaaatctaaaaagaaaGCCCATCATCAGCTTCTTTTGGGGAGAGCTGCCTGATGCTAAAAGAAGACAGACGTTTGCTAAAGCTGAACCAATCATTTTACTTATCGAAG GACTTTCACATTTTGTGGCGGCTTCATTTGTTGAAGATAAATATGGAGTCGTTCAAAAGGATCTGCCCGAAATTCTATGTATGCTACTGGACCTCCAGGCG GCTGTTGAACAACGTGGGCCATCTAGTGGTGCAATTACGAAGCGGACAGAAGCATTCACTAGTTCGCCCACAGATGTCCAACTGAAACATCGCTTAAAGCGGGCTATAAAATCTTCCATCTATAGAATTGTTGTTCGATTTCAGCTACACATTTT GAATGTTCCGCTGCCCCCTACGCAGAAGAGGATGTTGGAACAATACCTGGAATATCTCGTAGGCTAG